The genomic interval GTCTGGAACCGTCGCCCATTCTTCATACAGGTCGCTTTCACGGTCGCCGATATGAGTGATTAACCTCGCTCCTCCAGCCCTCAAACATCGGTTGCTGCCTTCAGCCGATCGCAGCCATTTGTAGGATTCCTTTTCCTCAATCGGCAGGTGTTGATAGTCGCGTTGATGTTTATCGCTATGGTCGATGTCACGACTCCACAAATGAATGGTACTTAACCCTAATGGAAAGCCAGTCTCGGCATTCAGCACCAGGGTTGGATGAATGAAAAACCCAACATCTCGGTCGTTGCCAACGACCCCAAGTCCTTGCGGCTTTAACCGCCCTGCATGGGACTGCAAGTTAACCTCACTGCTATCACTAATCGATAACACATGCAATCCTTCCACCTGCGCCTGGCACTGGTCAGCAACACTCCGCACTAACTCGGATATCGTCACGTTTTCATTCTCCAAGAAACGATAGTAGCCAATCTGTTCAGCTCGATTTTGGCTGATTTGGCGAATGTTTACCGATTGGTGCTGAAGCATTGCTTCATACAGTGCCGCCCCCTTTTGACTAAACGAGGGTCACCAAATGCAGTTCCTTTGATTTGTGCTGCATGAATGAGAATGGGGTTATCCATAATCAATGAGAGTTTTGAGGAGCTACCTTAGTCTAGGCTCGATTTGTGTGTACACGGTAGCTTAAAAAGGGGGGAAACAGGCTTAAAGCCCCCCTGATTAAGGGGGATTTAGGGGGATTGCATCTTTGCTACCGACAGTAGGACTTTTCAAACACCCTCTAACCAACCCTGCCAGGATTTTGGGACGATATTTTTGATGGAGAGCGATAGTCGGCATGATGATGTGAGTTTAATCATCATGGCGATCGCCCCTAGTCAGGGGCAGGTAACATCTCTCACTGATAAACGGCTCATGCGTCATTTGAATAGATCCAATCAGCGGTTGATTTTGGCTCATCTATGGCAAGGTGGAACTTTTCAGCCGGAAAATAGATTGTGTGGTAGTCGCGGATGATCTCCTCCTGTGATAGATCTTCCTGGTTTCGTTGAAGTGCTCGTTCTAAAGCGGTTTCAAAGGAACACTCAATCCAGACTTTGAAATCGTAGTGCTGGAGGAGCGATCGCTTCAACAAGAAAATCCCTTCCAGCACAATCACATCCACATCTTGGAAGTCATAAATTTGAGTGAATGGAGTCCCAAATTGCCCTGTAAGCGTTGCTTTCAAGTAGAGCGACCGATGTTGCTGGAGTGGAAGAACTAACTGCTGAAACAGATCTTCAAACACAAACGCATGGTGGTAGAAGTGCTCTCCTGGATTCTCTGGGTTGAAGCGCTGCTCTGGTAACGTCAACCACGGATCAATGTTGATGGCGATTGCCTGCACTCCTTGAAGATTCAGTTCTGCCACTAATTTATTGGTAATGTAACCTTTTCCTGATCCATCAATGCCGCTCACAGCAACCAGCATACTTCTGTCTGCTGAAATCTCTGTACGCTTCTTGAGAATATTGGTTGCCAAATCTTGAATATTCATGGAAATCTTTCGATGAAACTCTAAGGACGAATGCCAGGAATGTTGAGCCGGATTCGATAGAGACTGGTTTGGGCTGCCAAATAAAGGGTTTTACCATCCGCATCCCCCCAGGCAAGGTTATGCGGATGTTCAGGACCAATAATGGTTCCCAAATGCTTTCCTTGGGGCGATAGAATCCACAATCCTCCAGGTCCAGAGACGTAGAGGTTGCCTTGGCGATCGACTTTGATGCCATCGATCGCATCCTCTCCAGATGCCTTTGTCATGTCATAAAACACGCGACCATTAGACAAACTGCAATCGGGCTTCACCTCATATCGCATCACAACCTTATACTTCTCATCCCAATTTCCCACATAGAGATATTTCTCATTGGGTGAGAAGGCAATCCCATTCGGACCGCTCAATTCTCTGGTTAACAGTTTGAGGTTGCCATTGTTCAGACAATAGACCCCACTGTAAGGTAACTCCTTGCGGGAATCGTCAAACACGTTAGGCAGTCCAAAGGGTGGATCGGTAAAGAACAGTGCCCTATCGGAGCGATAAACCAGATCATTCGGGCTATTAAGGCGTTTTCCTTCGTAGCGATCGGCTAAGACCGTCAATACTCCGTTCTTCTCCAATCGAGTCACGCGCCGATTGCCATGTTCATTAATGGTCAGCCTCCCTTCCTGATCAAGGGTCAATCCATTAGAACCCGGTTGTTTATACTCACCGATGTCTACTCCGGTGTAACCGCTTTTGGTGCGGAAAATAGAAACTTGACCATCGGATGACCAACGGTAAATGGTGTTTGCATTCGGGTCACTAAACAGCAGGTATCCACCATCCCTCACCCAAACAGGACCCTCTGTGAATTGAAAACCGCTTGCTAGTTTCTCGATTTTGGCATTTTGGGGGACGATCGCATCCAGTGCTGGATCGAGTCGATCAATCTTGCCGCCTGTACTTTCCTGAATCTTGCCAATGACTGAGGGTTTGTAGAAATCGAGCGTTGCCGAACGAACCCAAATAAAGTTTCCAGGTGGATTGGAAAGCGGACCATTCGCCCCAAATACCGCCAGTTGAAACTGCTGTCCTGGCTTAACGTTGCGAGCAATTAACACCCGATTCGGTGCGTTATAGCCTTTGATCAGGGAACCACCCGTTTGTCCTAACACCAGTGGCAACTGCCCGTTGACCCACACTTCCGCATAGTCATCTACCACAATTTCAAAAACGACATCAGAACCCGTTGGATCAAAATTGCCGACTTTTTGGGGAATCGTCAAATTGAGGCGGTACCAGTTAAAGCAGAGTTTACCTGTGCAGCGACGCTGATCGAGCGTTTCAGGCGCGATCGTTTTCCAGGTAGAATCATCAAAATTCGCTACCCCGGCACGAGGTGTAATGTCATAGGTCTGATTGGGCGATCCCGATGCTTTACGGTCTGCACCGGGACTGTTAAATCCAACCTGAACAATCCTGGCATCTTGATAGCGCCACTGCCCTTTGATCAGTTGTGTGCCTGCTGATGTTGCCAAATTAATCACCGAAATCGGATTCCCAGCCGGAACATCAGAAGTGACCTGGGCGATCGCTTTGACCGCAGGCAGTGCCAGTGCCGTCAGGGTAGCAAAAATGAGAAATGGAATGCGACGTTTCATACTTCCTCCTACCGCTGACCAACCGACGAGTTCAGCCCATTGGCTCCAGCGATCGCAATTTCCTCATCCTGTTGAGCGCTGGAAGCACCGCTGACACCGACTGCGCCAATAACTTGTCCATCTACTTCAATTAACACTCCCCCTTGAAGCGGTGTAAAATCCGGCATTGCCACTAATGAGGTGCGACCATTTTTGATCGCGTCTTCAAAGAACTTGGTGGGATGTTTGAAAATTGCAGCCGTGCGCGCCTTACCGATGGAAACAGTTGCCGCCGCACCAAACGTATTATCTAACCGCTCTAGCGCAATCAGATTGCCGCCTTCATCCACAACGGCGATCGCCCCTCCTGGAGAATTTTTCTGTTTCGCTGCCGCAATTGCAGATGCAATGATACTTCTGGCTCCTTCTAAGGTCAATGCTTTCTTATTGACCACTTGAGCCTGAGATGCGATCGTTGTTTGTTTATAATTGATAACCTGGGCATTGGCATTCGGAGCAAGTATAGATAGAAGCAATGCCATTGCAATGCTATGCATCAGTCTTTTCATAGGAGTTACCTTAACGTCTAACAATCCAAAATCACAAATCCAAAATCCAAAATGGACTAACGTTCGGGTGTAATCGTGATCCGCATGAGGCGAGTGGTCTGAGCATAAGCCGCCTGATCTTGCACTACTTGCACTACACCATTTTCATTAATCCCGCTATTGGGAGCCTTTTGGCGCGGACCTTGAGTGGCTCCAATTCCAGGTTCTTCATCAACTTCAGTACCCGCATTCCAAAGACCCATTTGAGCGGTAACGTTCCCCTGAACAGGTTTACCGTTCGCATCAAATAGTGCAATTCCTGATTTTGGAGCATAGAACCAATCATTGGACTGCCCAAACATGGTGACGAGCGACAGTTTTTGTCCCGGTGATGCGGTCACTGTAAACTCAAATGCCTGCCCTGGACGAATCCCACCCGCTTTTGTGGCTCCAACGGCGGTATTAAATATACCGCTTGATTGCACACTCTTCTGACTGTGGAGAGCCTTCGCAAGATTGGTCGGATTCCCATCTTCAGCGATCGCTTCAATTCCCTGACCTCGATCCTTCTGTCCAGGTGTAAACAGTGGAGCATTGTTACTGGAAATCAGCCACACACCGGGAGAGAAGTCCAGCGTCCATTTTGTACCATTAGATGCGGTAAATTCATCTTTAGTTGAAATGT from Kovacikia minuta CCNUW1 carries:
- a CDS encoding uridine kinase family protein, encoding MNIQDLATNILKKRTEISADRSMLVAVSGIDGSGKGYITNKLVAELNLQGVQAIAINIDPWLTLPEQRFNPENPGEHFYHHAFVFEDLFQQLVLPLQQHRSLYLKATLTGQFGTPFTQIYDFQDVDVIVLEGIFLLKRSLLQHYDFKVWIECSFETALERALQRNQEDLSQEEIIRDYHTIYFPAEKFHLAIDEPKSTADWIYSNDA
- a CDS encoding GlcG/HbpS family heme-binding protein encodes the protein MKRLMHSIAMALLLSILAPNANAQVINYKQTTIASQAQVVNKKALTLEGARSIIASAIAAAKQKNSPGGAIAVVDEGGNLIALERLDNTFGAAATVSIGKARTAAIFKHPTKFFEDAIKNGRTSLVAMPDFTPLQGGVLIEVDGQVIGAVGVSGASSAQQDEEIAIAGANGLNSSVGQR
- a CDS encoding spondin domain-containing protein yields the protein MQFQKLAIGAILAISAQGFANASQATPYRADSHLNLVDYVISQQRQLQAAQVKATRFKVRIENISTKDEFTASNGTKWTLDFSPGVWLISSNNAPLFTPGQKDRGQGIEAIAEDGNPTNLAKALHSQKSVQSSGIFNTAVGATKAGGIRPGQAFEFTVTASPGQKLSLVTMFGQSNDWFYAPKSGIALFDANGKPVQGNVTAQMGLWNAGTEVDEEPGIGATQGPRQKAPNSGINENGVVQVVQDQAAYAQTTRLMRITITPER
- a CDS encoding SMP-30/gluconolactonase/LRE family protein yields the protein MKRRIPFLIFATLTALALPAVKAIAQVTSDVPAGNPISVINLATSAGTQLIKGQWRYQDARIVQVGFNSPGADRKASGSPNQTYDITPRAGVANFDDSTWKTIAPETLDQRRCTGKLCFNWYRLNLTIPQKVGNFDPTGSDVVFEIVVDDYAEVWVNGQLPLVLGQTGGSLIKGYNAPNRVLIARNVKPGQQFQLAVFGANGPLSNPPGNFIWVRSATLDFYKPSVIGKIQESTGGKIDRLDPALDAIVPQNAKIEKLASGFQFTEGPVWVRDGGYLLFSDPNANTIYRWSSDGQVSIFRTKSGYTGVDIGEYKQPGSNGLTLDQEGRLTINEHGNRRVTRLEKNGVLTVLADRYEGKRLNSPNDLVYRSDRALFFTDPPFGLPNVFDDSRKELPYSGVYCLNNGNLKLLTRELSGPNGIAFSPNEKYLYVGNWDEKYKVVMRYEVKPDCSLSNGRVFYDMTKASGEDAIDGIKVDRQGNLYVSGPGGLWILSPQGKHLGTIIGPEHPHNLAWGDADGKTLYLAAQTSLYRIRLNIPGIRP